Part of the Kwoniella shivajii chromosome 1, complete sequence genome, GTATGGGTAGTCACTACGCGCCAATGAAGGATATCGATTTGGCCGAATTTCGGGATCATTATCGAGTCAATACTCAAGGACCTCTAGTCTTGTTTCAGGCAGTTTATCCGTTATTAAAAGAAGGCAGCAAGTTTATAATCATTTCTTCTGCTCTAGGCTCAATTGGTCTTGACCATGATCCCAATGTTGGTGTCTATGGGAGTTCAAAGGCAGCTGTCGGTTACCTGGTGagtttcacctctttctaAATGCAGGGCGGCACATATATTCCTCAGTCTCAGCAGGAAGGACAGGCGGGTCCCAATTGATCAAGTCGCAGGGACGACAAATACACTTCGAAGAGCCTCATCTTATAAGCTTTTTCATCGATCCAGGTTGGTTAGACACCGCAATGGGACAATATGTCGCAGACCAATTCGGCGTAGCGAAACCCCCAATGAAAGTAGAAGATATCATACGTAAGTCATCGGCTCTCATGCTTTCAAATGCGGGCAGGATGATTTATAGGCGTGAAAATAAGACGACGACTGATGATACAACCACCTCACGCACTTAGCCCAACTGGTCAAACTTATCAATAACGCAACAAGAGAGAACACATCAGGTTACTTCTGGAAATAGTCAGTCACATGAATTTTCCCGGCTTGTCACGAGTAGTCAGGCTGATCGGTCTACCCTCTAGTGATGGTACGAAACAGCTTTTCTGAACAGTGTAAAAAGGTTGGGCAGAATCGGTTTACGTGGTACCTGATCCGATTTTGGGCCATATCTACATATCCTTTGCGATCGGTGTTCTGCTCGATTGAGAAAGTTTCGAATCTGATCGACTTACTATGTTGCAATCCAAAAGATACACATATAGGGGGAACATCGGCGATCGCTTCTTGAAGACAAATGGATCTATGTACAGGCCGTCCATGTTCTCTATTTCTTGTACACAAAATGCAATGTTCTTGCGACACTAGATAGGATGGAAATCGGTTCACGCTCGAGCCCTTTACGCTGGCAACAAAAGGGAGTCCGAGCATGAATGTGTCTCGGGGCATGTTATCCTTCCCTCAAAGGTGCTATATTTGCTtcaatctttccattctttggTGTCttcatttctcttcttccttttcgcaAGTCATCAAGATAATCAATCGCAAGATGGGAACAAGCCAAACCATCAAGTCTCAGACGAATTTCTTCAGCAAGGACTGAAAGAATGAAGACGCGGATATTCTGCTGATCAGTtcagaagatcaaaagtTTAACGTTCATTCGTACATCCTCGAAACGAACAGGTAAGCTACAGGGTATTCACCATTGGTCTTACATGACTCTGAATAGACCCTTTACAGCATGGTCCTGCGCGTAATTCTCCACGATCCGAATATGATCACTTATCCTATTTCCACAGAGGCTTCTCCTTTGAACCTGAAGATCTTCCTAGACTTCATGCACGTCAGCGCCCCCCACTCTCCCCAAGATTGTCGCAATACGAAGTATCACTTGACCTGTGCGACGAATATGATTGTTCAATTGTAACAAGAACGAATCAAGGTGAGGATGTTTCCTCTTGCGAGAGCTCAGCCTTATAATTTGTTCTGTTTGGCAAGTCATGTAAACGGCCTTGCTTTGGCTAAGAGAGCAATGCGATATGGGGGAGGAGCCCAAACCTGTCCCGTGATTAGTCTCCAACTCATTTCGATGGAAGTTGCATCTCGCTTTCCACTGCCATACCTGTTAGGCCTTCTGAACGTTATGGAAAACAACTACCTAAATTATTCTATTGAAGAGAGGGACTGGCAGGAAGTAGCGGCTGATTTCGCTCCTTTGAACAGAGATATCTTTCCCTGCGAGTGAGTAATTGAAGTGAGAAAACATGAATCATGTGAACGGATCAATCTCGCGCTCGATGATCTCTATCAAATATTGATTATGGGACAAGATTTGACAAGAGGTAACATATCCTACGCTCTCACGACTATCAAATCCACTCACTCTAAGCTCTATAGGTGTTGACATTTCCACTGTCTCCATGGGTATTCGCTTGCAGGCCAAACTATCCATAAGATGCGGAGGATCCATTCGACCATCTATCCTAGTTTTCGCAGATTGTATATGCATACAGATGACCTCCTATGATAGGACCAATGACACGATACTCCTAACAGATCAACGTTCTTAtagcttttcttttcgttgCTTTTCAATCTTGAAATACCTCACCCTTCGCCATTCCCTCGATCGCCATtgccatttccatttccattcccgTTCCCACCTTCTCTCCTTGCTCTGACCCACTCCCTTATACTTCCAGGCGACAAGAAGAAACTTCTCGGCGAACCTTCTTTCGACTTCCCTATATTGGTGCTTCCAGCTCCAGGTCTATCAGACCATGAATCATTGAATCccggtggtggtggtgggtAGAACTCGAATTCTGCTGTTTCAGGTAATGGATGACGGGTACGTAGGAGTTCTAATATCAAAGACATCCCTTTACGGGACTGCAAAAAGGGTAAGTCAGTTACGATATCATAGTGGCAGTAATGGATCGGTGCGATGGAGTTGTCGTGCGACCGATGACCAATGGTCGTGCGATCATTTGGTCGGACTGGATGCGAAAAAGGGGTAAAACTCACAGTCTCTGAATTACTCTCAAATTTCCCTAAGCCGTATGACTCTATTCGCTGCCTTATCAGATTCGACCATGCTCCACCAAAACTTGATCTCACTTCAGCCGTCGTATGATGCAGAGTTGTGCTACGCAAATTGAGAATATGAGTAACCAGAATACAAAGTCCAAGATGCAAATTCTATCGGACATTAGTCGAATCGTGCTTACCCATTAGGTCCAGCTCTGatttcaccaccttcaatcacATGCATCAATTTCTTATGATTTAAATTACCTTGTTGTACTCTCAATCTAGGTTGTTTTCCATAATCACTATcgatgtcttcttcttctcctctttgtaATCTCGATCTCGAGcctgaacttgaacttgaacctgaacttgaagcggaattggaattgatactggaacttgagcttgaccTTGGACCTGCCTTTGATGCCGAGATTGAAGCTGGATTTGATCCCCAATCCGGCGGATCAATTATactttcttccaatatccAAGCATCTaatcctcttccacctgATAATCCTGCATTCGGTAACCATCTAGTAGCCCATTTAGGTAAAATACCTCTTTTCAGTATCAGTCTAGTGGTATGTATTTGACCTGTGACCGGATTCACTTTTCTAGAAAGTACATCTACGGATAGGACGTGTCTTGCGAATGGATTGGGGTATCGAAGGAAGAAAGCTAAGAGTGGTGTTGGAGGTGGATCGGGACTATTTttacatatcatcaatcaatgaaCGATCAACAGTCAACGAGAGGGCGCAGATGATTTAGACAAAACAAAGCGGATTCTGCTTGACATTTCCAACTTACTATGAATGCGTCTTGCGATATACTTGAACCATCCCATAGGTCAAAACGACCTTGTGCTATTCAATTGACGACTGATGATCTGCTTTACGATGTGCTCTTGTCCTTCAATACTGTGTATGATAGAAATTGTTGAGAAGCTCAGCAGGTGAAAACAAAAACAGTTGAAATGGTGGGAAATTGGTTCGTcggaaagtggaggtgagaaaTTCAAGCTTAAAAGCTGAGCGGTCAATACCACAAACAATATCTATATAAATAGAATAGATCACTTCCACATCACCGAAGGCCGACAGAAGAGACGATGCGTGTAACTTTCGGCAACATCGAGCATTGAGACACCATGCAAAAGCATTACCGCAGATATCgtacatacatatacactCGAGGAATATGGAACATCTGCCATTCAATCCTGAATAATGTCAAAatcttgttctcttttttATGAGTATCTACGTATGAACCCAGTTACCGATTCTTTGAGACCATTGTTCCAATGACTCGATAGGGGTTTCCCTCAGTGTAGCACGTATAGGTACGACCATACCTTCTCCCTCCTCTGATGTACGAATCTTATCCTCTTTAGGTCTGGAGACATGTATACCTAGTCCAGGTCCGCCTACGGAAGTGAGATGAGGTTGGAACCCTTGAGACTCAAGAGTAGTTATCAACGCATCAAGGGAGGATTGGGGGAAATCTGCAATATTCCAATTTGATTAGTCTCTTTACATCTCAAGGGATAAGTGTtgatactcaccatctgGGATCAACGTTACTGcacatccaccaccaccagctCCAGTCAACTTAGTAGCAAGACCGAAAGGCTCAGCAGCGGTGGCAGCAACTACTACCTCAAGCGAAGGGTGAGAGACACCGAGGTTGacaagatgagaatggtttTCTTTGATGAGAATCTAATGGCGAACCGATCAGCCACAAGACCATGCATCATAAAGAAATGGAGGATCACATACCTCAAGACGAGAGATCAACTCCTCTCTGTCTACATGAGTCTGTCCACTAAGCAAAGTCGAAGCCTCATCACTAATTGATTGGACAGCATCAAGGATGGGGTCTACTACATGGGGCTCAGCCAACCGTTTGGCACTGACTCCAGCTACCAGAGTCTTTGTATCTCTTGGTACCAGAGTATTGGTAAGTAGTAGTCGGATTGAAGAGAAACTATCGCACATACCCAAGGGTGTTAGCTCGTTTTGTCACAGCGTAAATGTTAAACATACCCATGCAATCCATCTAAACCGCCCTTCCTACCTCCTACTGACTTGGTGAAAGCGACGGCACCGCCTCTTACAGATACCGCGTTGTCTATTCCACTAGGAGTACCGTGTAAAACCTTTTCGGATAAGAATGCCCAACCATCTACTATGTTTGTATCGCCTTCCGTGAGTCGTCTTTGGTTGTTAGTAGGTTTGGAGATATGCGAATGGGCGATCAAAAGTGCTGAAGCTACACAGGTTGAATAAGCAGCCGACGAGCCTAGTCCAGCGGAGATAGGGAGGTTTGCCGTAGCTGTGAATGTAACGGATGGACTGGTGGACGGAAATTGTGGTCAGCACATACACCTCGTGAACTCTGAGCAGAAGAGAGACGAATGGAACATACGCATTGAGATCGGCACCGGCCATTACCATGTAAAGATACAAGAAAGCAATACAAGAGTTGAGACCGGTTTGACCTAATTCGGCGTGATCGTGAACAAGGTTTTCGATTGCTTGAAGTAAAGATGAATCGAGATCTTTATCCGCGATGTGTCGATGTGAATTTGAGTGAACAGGTAATAAACCCCAAGGTAATTTTGAGATCTCCCATTCGGCTTCTACACCAACATTTGGTACTTCTAATCCTACTTTGCCATCTGATCGAGGGGATAATACAGCGAAGCATCGGAGGTTCactgaagaagctatcgCAGTAACTCCATGAACGACAGCATGTTCACCAAAGAGAATGACTTTGCCAGGAGCTGAAACAACGATATCTTCCTCGAGTGATTTTCGCTCAGTTGGTGTGAATCCAAGACCCTTCTTAACGCCTGATACCAGTTTATCGATGGCGCTAGATTCGGTAGAAGGTCGCTTGAATCCCTTGGCTCGCTCGAGAATCCACGCTTCCGGATCAGATACGTAGAGTTCGGCGGAACGAGAATGTGAGAGAGGTGAGTGGGAAAGATTGGGTGTGATAGCGCCTGCTGATAAGAGTGAGTGCTCGAGATCATCCATAAGATCTCGGGGGTCCTCGATACCAACACATAATCGAATGAGGTTTTCGGGAAGTCCTCGCTCAGCACGAACAGCGGCCGAGATGGAAGCATGGCTAGGAGGCAAGGATATCAGTACGAGGCAACAAGAGCGGAATAGGCGTGAAAGGGAAACAGTAAAAAGAATAGATAAATGGGAATCAATAGGAGGGGTCACTCACGACATCAAGCAAGGCATGGAGATCAAACTATTCACTGCTCCGAAAGATACACTGATACCCCAGAGTCTAGTTCCACCTACTATCCTCTCACTCAAGGCTTTATCGTCAGTGACGAAAGATAAGACAGCCCCAGCACCAGTAGCTTGTTTCCAGTGAATATCTCTCTTTGGGTGACTCTTCAAGCCTGGATAATGAACTAAGAAACCTAATGTATCAAGATATATAGCTACTAGTTGAGCAGTAGCCATTTGTCTATCCATTCGCAATGACATTGTTTTAACTCCTCTGAGAAGTAAGAAGGAATCGAAAGGAGCTAGTCCAGATCCTACagagttgatcaagaatgCGATATCTTTGCAGATTTCAGGTCGTTTGACTGCGATTATACCGGCCATAAGATCATGATGACCCGAAAGGTATTTAGTACCGGAATCATAGACTATATCGGCACCCAATTCTAGTGGTCGTTGAAGATAAGGAGACATCATAGTATTATCCACTACTATCAATGCATCTGGCGATGCAATCTTGacttcttttgatatctcttctaAATCAGCGATTTTGAGTAATGGATTTGTCGGAGATTCAAGTAACACCATTCTAACTTTATTTCCAGATCCAAGATGAGGTCGAAGACTTTCAATATTTGTGGTATCGGCATGAATTACTTTGACTCCGCCATGGGAACTGAGATAAGTGAGAAGTCGATTGGTTCCTccatatatatcatcacctGCTAAGACTGTTTCTCCAGGTTTGACAAGACGTAGAATCATATCAAGACACGTCATACCGGTGGATAAGGCGAAGGTCTGCGTTGCCCCGTATAATCGAGCGAGGTGGTTTTCTGTTACAGCGAAAAAGTCGTTAGTGAAAATAGCTGATAAGGGGCAGTATCGTGACTTACCAAGTCCACCTCTTGTTGGATTACCAGAACGTGTGTAGTCATACTGACCATCCATTCCCTTGAAAGTAGCGGTCTGATAGATAGGAGTTGAGCTCGCTCCATATTGATCTTTGTTATCTACGGAAGCACATAATGTCGAAAATCTCCAATTGGATGCCCTCGCTTTGTATTGCTCCGCTTCGGTTGGGGATTTTGCAGGTAGTGAGTATACCGAAGTAGCGAGCGAAGAGTCGCCAGGTGAGGAAGGAGTTGTCATGATGGTGTATGctctgatgatgatagttGAGAGAGTCAAAAGAGATATACCACCTTTCAGAATTCAATTTGGTGGTTTATGCAGTGAGTGTGATACGAGTCGAA contains:
- a CDS encoding cystathionine beta-lyase; translated protein: MTTPSSPGDSSLATSVYSLPAKSPTEAEQYKARASNWRFSTLCASVDNKDQYGASSTPIYQTATFKGMDGQYDYTRSGNPTRGGLENHLARLYGATQTFALSTGMTCLDMILRLVKPGETVLAGDDIYGGTNRLLTYLSSHGGVKVIHADTTNIESLRPHLGSGNKVRMVLLESPTNPLLKIADLEEISKEVKIASPDALIVVDNTMMSPYLQRPLELGADIVYDSGTKYLSGHHDLMAGIIAVKRPEICKDIAFLINSVGSGLAPFDSFLLLRGVKTMSLRMDRQMATAQLVAIYLDTLGFLVHYPGLKSHPKRDIHWKQATGAGAVLSFVTDDKALSERIVGGTRLWGISVSFGAVNSLISMPCLMSHASISAAVRAERGLPENLIRLCVGIEDPRDLMDDLEHSLLSAGAITPNLSHSPLSHSRSAELYVSDPEAWILERAKGFKRPSTESSAIDKLVSGVKKGLGFTPTERKSLEEDIVVSAPGKVILFGEHAVVHGVTAIASSVNLRCFAVLSPRSDGKVGLEVPNVGVEAEWEISKLPWGLLPVHSNSHRHIADKDLDSSLLQAIENLVHDHAELGQTGLNSCIAFLYLYMVMAGADLNAPSVTFTATANLPISAGLGSSAAYSTCVASALLIAHSHISKPTNNQRRLTEGDTNIVDGWAFLSEKVLHGTPSGIDNAVSVRGGAVAFTKSVGGRKGGLDGLHGFSSIRLLLTNTLVPRDTKTLVAGVSAKRLAEPHVVDPILDAVQSISDEASTLLSGQTHVDREELISRLEILIKENHSHLVNLGVSHPSLEVVVAATAAEPFGLATKLTGAGGGGCAVTLIPDDFPQSSLDALITTLESQGFQPHLTSVGGPGLGIHVSRPKEDKIRTSEEGEGMVVPIRATLRETPIESLEQWSQRIGNWVHT